Within Caulobacter segnis, the genomic segment GCCCACATGTTCGACCTGGTGATCCCGCCCCGGCACGACCGCCTGACCGGCGACAACGTGCTGCCGATCACCGGCTCGCCCCACCGGACGACGCCGGCGCGACTAGAGGCCGAGTACGCGGCGTTCAAGAGCGTGATCGATCCCCTGCCCCGTCCGCGCGTGGCGGTGCTGGTCGGGGGCAAGTCCAAGGCCTTCGATCTCTCCAGCGAGCGCGCCGCCCAGATCGCCCACTCGATCCAGATCCCGCTGGAGCAGGAAGGCGGCAGCTTGCTGATGACCTTCTCGCGGCGCACGCCCGAGCCGGCTCGCGCGCTGATGACCGCCCGGCTGCGCCACCTGCCGGGGGTGATCTGGCCAGATGGGAAAGGGAACAGCGAGGGACCGAACCCCTACTTCGCCTTCCTGGCCGGCGCCGACTACATCCTCGTCACCGAGGACTCGACCAACATGGCCACCGAGGCGGCCTCGACCGGCAAGCCCGTCTTCGTGCTGAAGATGGACGGCTCCAGCCTGAAGTTCCGGCTGTTTCACGAGGAGCTGGAAAGCAGGGGCGCGGCCCGGCCCTATGGCGGCGCCTTCCATGGCTGGACCTACGAACCCGTCAACGAGACCGACCGGGCGGCGCGGGCGGTGCTGGCGATGATCGGGGTGGAAATCCCGGAACCCGCGGTCGCGGCGCCGACGGTCGAGGACGCGTCGGCGTCCAAGCCCCGCAAGCCTCGCGCGACCAGGCCGAAAGCCTGATTTTTCCAATTGCCGACGCGCGAATGTTCGCGTTACGTTCGCGCCATGATTGAGTTGCCGATCATTTCTCGCGCCTGCAAGGCCGCGCGTAATGAACAGCGCAAGGCGCTGGCGGCGACCTGCGACACGGCGTCCATCGCCTTCGTGGGCTCGGCGTTTCTCCAGCCCTTGGTGGCGGGCCATGCCAACGCGTTGCTCGTGGTTGGCGCCTTGGCGAGCTTCGTTGCTCTACAAGGCGCGCTCCATTACATTCTCTATCGGGTGGAGGATTGAATGGACCCATTCTTCCGAA encodes:
- a CDS encoding mitochondrial fission ELM1 family protein, translating into MDDLTEAPKLPLRVWAVSDGRAGIEAQVVGLSEALARLVPCEVTVKRVAWKGDTGRLPWWLNLLPKRWLTPESGIPTGKRREGEDSAWPDVWIAAGRATLPLSIRAKRWSGGRTHVVQIQDPRVPAHMFDLVIPPRHDRLTGDNVLPITGSPHRTTPARLEAEYAAFKSVIDPLPRPRVAVLVGGKSKAFDLSSERAAQIAHSIQIPLEQEGGSLLMTFSRRTPEPARALMTARLRHLPGVIWPDGKGNSEGPNPYFAFLAGADYILVTEDSTNMATEAASTGKPVFVLKMDGSSLKFRLFHEELESRGAARPYGGAFHGWTYEPVNETDRAARAVLAMIGVEIPEPAVAAPTVEDASASKPRKPRATRPKA